One part of the Odontesthes bonariensis isolate fOdoBon6 chromosome 15, fOdoBon6.hap1, whole genome shotgun sequence genome encodes these proteins:
- the dr1 gene encoding protein Dr1 — protein MASSSGNDDDLTIPRAAINKMIKETLPNVRVANDARELVVNCCTEFIHLISSEANEICNKSDKKTISPEHVINALESLGFGSYITEVKDVLQECKTVALKRRKASSRLENLGIPEEELLRQQQELFAKARQQQAELAQQEWLQMQQAAQQAQMAAASASAAQQAGSSQDEDEDDDM, from the exons ATGGCTTCCTCCTCTGGAAACGACGACGACCTCACCATTCCGAGAGCAGCAATCAACAAGATGATTAAAGAAACTCTCCCTAACGTACGAGTCGCGAACGACGCCAGGGAGCTTGTAGTTAACTGCTGCACAGAGTTTATCCATCTAATTTCCTCAGAAGCCAATGAAATATGCAACAAATCCGACAAGAAGACCATATCTCCCGAGCATGTCATCAACG CCCTCGAGAGCCTTGGTTTCGGATCATACATAACAGAAGTGAAAGACGTTCTGCAAGAGTGTAAAACAGTTGCTCTGAAGAGGAGGAAGGCCAGCTCTCGACTGGAGAACCTGGGCATCCCAGAAGAGGAGCTCCTCAGACAACAACAGGAATTATTTGCTAAG GCGCGGCAGCAGCAGGCCGAGCTCGCCCAGCAGGAGTGGTTGCAGATGCAGCAGGCCGCCCAGCAGGCACAGATGGCGGCAGCATCTGCCAGCGCAGCCCAACAGGCCGGCTCCTCTCAGGATGAAGATGAGGATGATGACATGTGA
- the LOC142400991 gene encoding retinol dehydrogenase 8, with the protein MNQKVVLITGCSSGIGLALATRIAGDEKKRFMVYATMRNLSKGEALIEAAGRTLGRTLEIKLLDVCDEDSIKACVDSLPDRRVDILISNAGMGLIGPIECQSIDEMKTVMDTNFFGLVRLLKEILPDMKRRKRGHIVVISSVMGIQGILFNDVYAASKFAVEGFCESLAIQALRFNLNISLIEPGPVITEFERKVYDEGLKTDLSKADKVTADMFTNIYLKNYKQIFETLGQTAVDVAEHTHKIITMENPPFRHQTNTLYTPMTTLKYADPNGDLPIDTFYKMVFEHDKVFNASLNFLKLLRWRSRKSFTLEKEKSK; encoded by the exons ATGAACCAGAAAGTGGTACTCATCACTGGCTGCTCCTCTGGGATTGGCCTTGCTCTGGCGACCCGCATAGCAGGAGATGAGAAGAAGAGATTCATGG tctATGCAACCATGCGGAACCTTAGCAAAGGCGAGGCACTGATTGAGGCGGCCGGTCGGACGCTGGGCAGGACCTTAGAAATCAAACTGCTGGATGTGTGTGATGAGGATTCTATCAAAGCCTGCGTGGACAGCCTGCCTGATCGCAGGGTGGACATTCTCA TAAGTAATGCTGGGATGGGCCTAATTGGGCCCATTGAATGTCAGTCTATTGATGAGATGAAAACTGTCATGGATACCAACTTCTTTGGACTTGTGCGATTACTGAAAGAAATCCTGCCTGacatgaagaggaggaagagaggccATATTGTGGTCATCAGCAGCGTTATGGGTATTCAGG GAATATTATTTAACGACGTCTACGCAGCATCCAAGTTCGCAGTGGAAGGCTTTTGTGAAAGCTTAGCAATACAAGCCCTGAGGTTTAATCTGAA CATCAGCCTGATAGAGCCAGGTCCGGTGATAACAGAGTTTGAACGTAAGGTTTACGATGAGGGCTTGAAGACTGATCTCAGCAAAGCTGACAAAGTGACTGCTGATATGTTCACAAACATCTACCTGAAGAATTACAAACAAATCTTTGAAACCCTTGGGCAAACTGCTGTGGATGTAGCAGAG CATACCCACAAGATCATCACCATGGAGAATCCTCCTTTCCGTCATCAGACAAACACTCTTTACACCCCGATGACCACACTCAAGTATGCTGACCCCAATGGTGATCTTCCAATTGACACATTTTACAAAATGGTCTTCGAACATGACAAGGTCTTCAATGCTAGCCTGAACTTCCTCAAGCTGCTGCGCTGGAGAAGCCGAAAGAGCTTTACCTTGGAAAAGGAGAAAAGCAAATGA